The region ATCCAAAACCACAGCTGCAGCTATGATTACAGTGTCCACCATTTCTCTTACGACGCCTTGCCATTTCTGTGAAGGATGTTGTCctgtttgcttccttcttttcatCTTTACAAATTTCTTTTTCACTGAGAGTATGTAATTCATTTGCACCTGTAGACCTGTCTTTCCCAAATCTGGATCCTTCTTTCAATCTGGATTGCAACCCCTTATCTACTCCTTCTTCCTTCTGTATTCTGTTTACACTGATTTCTCCAATCTGAGAGACATCAGAAATTGGCTGTTGGTTGTTCTCCAGGACAATATCTACACAAACACCCAACTCAGGACTAAGTTTAAGCAATTCAGCTTGGGTGAGGCCTGCTAGCGCAAGCAACTTTCGGATTTCCACATCCAGGGCGTGAAAAGATGGAGGCTGCGGGAGAGATGGTGGAGGTGGAACAGTTGGAGGCGAGGACATCGCAGGTGGAGGTGGCAATGGAGGAGGTCTGGACATCGGCGGGGGAAGGGACAGAGGAGTCTTTTCTCTTTCAAGCTCAGCAAGTCTCTGAGCTTCTAGACGGGCTTTATGACGTCTTCTTGGAGGAGGAATAGGTGGTGTGGGGGAGGTGAGAGCAGGTCTGTCTGTATTTAGGGTTAAGTAGGGCACAGGCTGtgatggaggaggaggaagggCAGGAGGTTTTAAAGCTGGGGGTGATGATGACAATGCAGGCAAGGTAGGAACAGGGACACTTGTAGAGAATTTAGTAGTGTGATTAGTGGATGAGACAGAGAAAACATCTCTGCTGATGTTCTCGTAAGAGTGTGATTCTGGGTGGGCACTCTCATGCCTCGTTGGAGGTTTTGGGGGCAGAGGAGGAGGCTCCAATGGCGATGGAGCAAGTGAATCCGAGGCAGGGGTTTCATCAAGATCAGAAGGGGCTGTCATATCTACCCCTGCATCAGAAAATTCCTGGGATTCACTTGATTTGTTGCTTTTATACAACTTCCATGGAATGTCAATGTTGCCCATTTCATCCAAAACTCCAGTGATATCCTCATCGCCAAAGTCTAAACCTTCCTCCTGAAGTTTCACAAGATAAGCCAATTTCACCTCTTTGTTAACCCTCTGAAGCTTTTGCTGGTGATCCAACCTATCTCTGACAATCAGCTCACCATCCAGTTCCCAGTGTGCCAGCCTAACAATGCGGTAGAACAGATCCACTTTTCCCAACTCTTCTATGGAGTCTAAAAAATGGAGGAGATCCACTTTAATACATTTTCCTTCTTCTGATCCCTTGCTCTCAATGTAGTCAGAGCATGGAGAGCAAGGAGCTGAGGGATAGCCTTCATCAGGAGAGCAAGGCGATCTTGCAGAAGTGTTGAGATCCAATGGTAAGACACTGGACTGAAAGGCAGGGCAGTTGGTGTCCAGGGAACAAGACGATGGATAACATTCAGTGGCCTCTTGGTCCTGGGATGACAATGAAAATGTATCAGGACAGTCACACTCCAGATCTGAGCAGCTGCTGATGGATGTGGATGAAGATGAAGTAAAAGATGTAAGGGAGAAGTTCAGCATGGAATCTGGACAGTTGCAGCAAGAAGGGACAAGAGTATCATCATCTTCGtcgtcttcatcttcatcatcttcaccaTCTTTACCATCACAATTGCCGTTGCCATTCTCGTCAACATTAGCGTTCAGATTTACACTACAGTCATCATTTTTGAGCTGACCACCCTCTTTTTCATCCACATTGCCATtgtcctcctctctctcctccactGGGATGACATGGGGTTGCTTTACTTCTGGCTTACTATCATCttttttgatgtctttttttgGAACTGGCAATTCCTTCTGTGGGGGTGGTGGTATTGGCGGCTTCTTTTGTTGCCTGATGTTTACAGTGTTATTGTTGTTATGGTTGTGATTAAAAAGGCTGTTGCTATCCTGAGGTGAATGGCCATCACAACACAGACAAGGTAGGCTGGGCTCATTACAGTTCGGATCCACAGCTGGGACTATGTTTGAAACAGTGTGTCCACTTTTTGGTTTTGAGATTGCTGGTATTGCGTGAGCACCATTCTTCTGTGGCCGCACCAGTTTGGATTTAACCACTAGTGCTCGTGCACCTTGACTGGGGCCCTTCAACCTGGAAGACTCAGGTGGTGCCCGAGTGAGACGACGAGGGGATGAAGATGCTGTGTTCGTGTTTTTGTCCTCCTTCTTAGCCCCTTGGCTTGGTTTTACCTCCGTACGCCTACTGACAAACCTGCGGGAACGTGGGGCCACAGAGGGACGAGAGGAGGGATGCATGGTGGGATTGTTTTTATGTCCTGATTGTTATTCTTGTGTTTTTCTAAGGAGTTTGAAAACATATGGGGTCACATCTTGGATCTAGTTAATATCTGAAATATCAACAAAAACAGATGTTGtttagaaacacaaaaatgtaccaCCTTTCTTGAGCTATGGGACAAAATAACTGTTCACAATTTAGCATCACCCAGTAAATACCAAAAAAGTTTCACTTCTCTGTTGCTTCTGGACTTATATTGAACAtaatattatttccaagcataaaaatgtatacactaTTCTATCACTGAAACACATACTTATTATACACACCAGCTTCGTAGAAactgcaacattttattttaataataatgctatatataaaacagtattcATTTAggcatattatataaatattattaagataactattttttaaagtaaagaaaaatgCCTACTAATTACATTAAAAGATTAGCATCTTTTCAGTCTTTTGTTGCATTCACCCAAACCATAATGACCTCAAGTAAGAACAAATTTGTATTCATTTGCGGAATTTGTACATTACATTTAGAATATTCTAAAAAAGTATTATCATGCccataacaaaattattatagCCTGACCCTTAACATATCCGGAAATCTCTTTATCCTACCATACAAAATCTGTGCCTTTTCTCTGCGTGATGCATGTAGAGCAGAAAATCGTAGCAATGACCAACTCTGTTTTTGCAGAGTTGAACACCGTGGGCAACGCACTGCTCGCGCCCAATGTCCTTGGATACAGAGGATGTAAATCTAGGCCTAGCGCGCGAAGTAAATAAACTCACGACTGAAATCAATGCAATACAACATTTGAACTGCTCGTAATTTAAGACGGCGttgtctattatttatttttcggtcggtaatttattaaatatgtatagaGTATTAAAATTACGTCTAATAAGATGTCATGACACCTCCTCCATTGACATTAACGGTACTCTGTGAATACTGGAGACTAAATTTTCTCAATTATAACGTATCTGTTCATGATATATCTTAAAATACCTTACcttataaacaaaacaacagattaatcagaaaaataaataaaacaaaacgtaCAAAATCCAGCAGACAATTCAATAAGAAACAAATTACCTCATTTCCAGAAGTATATAAAGTACGCGTTCTTCTTGATCTCGAGCTCTATTCCATCGCTCAAGCCATGACTCTGTAATTATTATACGCCGTTCTTCTATTTCCTCCTGTCTATCGCTCCGTCATCCAGCcctccccctcccctcttctCTCATCCCATCCTCGAGACCACGCCCCTCAGCAGCATCTCTCCTCTGCCTGGACCAAACCGAGAGCGGCGAGCACACACGACTTTGCTTGCACACACTCATTCAAACATCTTTACACAGAGAAAAGTGCATGATAAAAGAATGATAAAATTTCATCATTAAAAGCACATTGCTCGTCTTTCTACAATCCAAATTTACAGCAATGATGGGGACTGATAAACGATCGGATTTGTGAGACCAGACCACATTCTAGTATAGTGTAAAAATgtacagtacaaattaaaaactaattttttttaatggaaggaTCATGAAAAAGATCCACTGAGTTCTGCATGGGCTTAAACAATTAATTGAAGTTAACTGTTTTAAAGGAATATATGCATTTATTCAGTGGTTTGATGGTTCTCATTCtcagaatatacattttcttttgttatatgtttattttaatatatacagcttttcttttttctttctcatttatcCAAAGACGTTGAAAATACAATCCAAAAATCTTATGAAAATATAtggtttatacacacacacacacacacatatatccccCAAGTGAAACATTGGCAGGTGTTGTTTATGTGTGCTATTTGTAGTAGACCTCTGAATCAGCCTGTTGTATTTCTTGTATTGTATTATGACAAATAACTAAACTCTTGACAGTATATTTAAAGTGCAGATAAAACCTAACATTTCCATATTTACTCAACCTCTAAAATCCCTCACTGCATTTTTAGTTGTCCCAAGTCTGCGTGCCTAAGAATACTAATTGTGAAGTCCTTTCATTTCTCAGAACAACACCTTATTTGTTtctcttatatatttttttggcaaaattaagAAACACAGCGTGAGGCAGATTCTTGGCATGAAGCTGGATGAGTTTTTTAAGACGGCGATAGCTCTCCTCCTCGTGTTGATGGTAACGGATAGGCATTTCCAGAGTATCATACAAAGCCTTGACCCGATCAACACTTTCAGCATCACTTTGTCCGTAACATGCCTGAAAGAAAGAGGGAAAACCTGTTAACTTGACCACACCTGACTGTTGCTTTCTGGAATAATTTCCTTTTAGAAACTGTCCCACATTTTCTCACCTCTAGTTCTGCCCTCTGTTCAGGTGTCATGATGCCCAGTGCGCTCACCACCAGCCAGCTGCATTTGTTGTCCTGGATATCCGTGCCAATCTTTCCAGTCACTGCGGGGTCCCCATAACAATCCAAGTAGTcatcctgtcaatgataaacatGTTCTGAATGCTTTGGGATATTACAACCAGAGAAGATCGGATAGCTCTCAGGCTTCAGAAGTGTTGCTTTATTATCCTAATACCTGTATCTGAAAGAACTCTCCCATCTCAAGTAAAATTGTTTTTGCATTGTTGTGTTCGGTCTCGTTTTCAATCCCAGCCTGTAATCAATgaaaaatgataacaaaaataattctTTAGATTTCGGAAAATAAAAGACATGTACTGTATGGAAAACTCACCATGTACATGGCTGCAGCCACAGGGAGATAAAAGGAGTAGAATGCTGTCTTGTATTTCACAATGGCTTTGTACCTGAAGCAAATACACTGTAAATCAGTCAATGATAGTGAATTGgtaaattatatttagttttgtcAGGTTTCATGATATTTAATATGTCCGAGTCTGACCCTTATAGACACCCTCTCACCTCTCCATGGTGAAGCGATCAAGGTCAATTTTGTGTGGAGGTGCGGTCATCAGATCTAGAGCTTGACCCAGCTCTGTCTGGAAAGAGGTCTTGGGGGAAAAAATCGGGTGTTAGACGGCCCACATACAGTATGTCAGTATCAATTAAACTATATGCAGTTAATCATGTGATAGAAACTGCATAATAGTCTTCTTACATTTGTATAAACAAGCTGCCAGTGAGcaataataaattcaaatgttTGCACATTGCTGTAACAGACTAATGAAACTTGTAGGTGTGTTACCTCAGTAAAAAGCTCAAGAAGATGGACATAGTAGCACTGTCCTCTGCAATGTCTGCGAAGAAGGCGGTAGATCGCCCCCTCCAGGAGAAAAGCATCATTAATGGCATCCAGACCAATCCCTTCCttacaaatacataaacataaggTAGATTAGCAAAGATattaaataatccacacaactgaTATACACTGGTATAAAAgaacacatacacaaatacacacatttatatacataaaacatatattgtaatccacatatatttatatattattattaatataaatatatatatatatatatatatatatatatatatatatatgaatataatatacttGCAAATATAATACCTATTCCACTTATAAAAGtcctgtaaattaaaataatttggtcaACCCTAGAAACTGATTATTATGATTGTTCTTAACAGtaaaagtattataataataatcaatattcttttgtgtaaataaagtattgaaataaaaatgtggaaTTGAGTTCTactattattatgatgatgaagatgattaataatatattgattaagTTTAATATCAAGAGGACAAAATGTTACATAATAGAAAATCCCTATATTTATTTCATCTGTGATCACCACACAGAATATGCGAGTTTTTTGTTTAAGATTCCACctcaaataataaaactaattgaATGGAAATATTACTATAACATAAACAAATGTATCAATATTCACTGcttgtaatgtaatttgacagtatcatcagcatatatcTCAAACCAatcataaatcaatcaatcagttaCCTTCTTATACCAACAGGGTTGACCCCTTCTTGTCAGGGATGCATCCATAATGTCATCAGACACCAAGAAAAAAGCCTGAAGCTGGGGAGAAAACCAAACGTTTTGTACAATTAGGCTGTACAATTAAAGTGTGTGAGTTTGGTTTTTTAATACTGATACATGTAATTTAAGTgattacataacattttaaatggaagTATGTTTCGTTGTCTGAAAAATTAAGACTGAAAAGTTTGGTTTATTTCCTCTGTCAATCTCTAGCTACGGTTAGTGTAAATGCAGATAGAATTCATCCAAGATATTTGTGCAATGATAAACTTTGATaaactacatttgaaataatttagtCTGAAATCATCTTGTACACCAGCGAGCAAGCTGACTTGCATTGTCAGTAACCGTTGTCATAAGGTAtattaaaagtatacattttacaCACCAGTTCAATGCACCATCCAACCAAAAGGGCTCTGTGAACTTCATCAGGGGGCAGTTCAGATGGAGAGACCAGCTCCCGCAGCGAACCAATCACAGACAAGCCTCGGTTTCTCTTGCCTCCAGGAGCATTGTACCGAAGCAcctaaagaaaaattataactatttcaaaagcaaaaagaaaagcCAAACaggcaaataataaaattaatagaataGAGTGTTGTTTCAGAATGATTTCAGATCTGTTCTAGAGTTTAAACTTCAGATTTCCTCACTCCAATCAGGCTGGGAGAGGTTTACTCTACCTCTCGGAGTCTGTTGAGCGCATCAGAGAGAACTGGATCAGTGAAGTCCTGCTCTGTAAGTTCAGACACCAAATTCTGAAACTCCAAATCGAAGAGCTGAGCATCTGACAACATCTTGCCTTTCTGCTGGACACCGTTACTACACCTGCTGTCACCCTGAAGTGACAGAGCACACACATAAATCAGAAACAGAAACATATGGCATAGGGATTACTTAAGACTTGAAAAATATGGAAATAATATGTTGTCCTGAACTGAAAATAAACACTGCATGCATAAAAATCTGTGTGGCGCTTTGATCATGCATTGGGTTTAATCTGTAGTAAAAGCCTGATTTAGCATGTTTGCTATTATGTGACAGCGGAAGAAATATTATATCGAGTTTTAGGAAATAACATTCTCACACTAGCAATGTAAACATGATCGCATAAACTTTAACGTCACTAGCTTCGTTATGACAGCAGCATTAAACATCATTTACATAGTATTTGAGATTAACTAAAAAGAGGTTTATTTTGACTTACCATCACGAATCTGTCCTTGCTCAGACTACTGTCACTcacacttctgttttatttcacCTGCCGTATGAAAAGTCGAGACGGCCCCTAATATCGAAGGTATACATCATATTGtagttttttgtatatttgtttcaGTCAGAAGGCTTCGTTTTAAACTTCATGTACCGAAATGCTTTGCGCATGATCTGTTGGGGCGTGTACTCAAGAGCTCATATGACATCACGAGCGTCCATTGCTTGCAGTAATCGAACGAGGATGGGCTCCAGAGGAATCAGCCAATGAGGAGAGACTATGCACGACGCATAGGGTGGAGTGGACGCAAAGGAACCTATCAGATCTGACAAATTCTCGTAGCATGACATTCACCAGTCTAGTACGACAGATCAGCCATTTCAATCACTGCTGGACCCCAAAATATAAGTTACTTCGCATGGTTGTAGTAGATTTAACACAGTTCTAAACTGCTTTTTGAACGTTTTGTAGGAAGGACTGGTTTGCACAAAGCCTGTCTGTGTGTGCTCAGTATGTTAAATTGTTAAGTATGTTAAAACACATGCATACACTTTTCTTCATCGTCCTATACGCATAGTATTTTAATATAACGTTCACTTTCCCAGTAAAGCTTTGTTAAAGGCACATTATGTAATTTGGACCAAAAAACCACAGAACCTCGTagattacagtttgcaactagatggatgtactgttacttcctctacagtaaaAATtgatgttatattagacagcaacttgtcttttgaaaactgttaaaaaacagcattcttccatcttagaaatattgccaagctacgaaatatattacctgtttctgatggagaaaagctagttcatgcattcatgacctctagactggactattgtaatgcacttgtAATGTAATGCACTTGTAATGCACATTACAATTGTAATGCACTATTGTAATACAGTATAGTAGAATAGTAGAGTAGTAGCAGCATTGTTTTTATTGTCTTTCCATGGACAAATTGCATTAACATTATCTTCATTCAAGGACAAATCATGCACAGCCAACTGGGGAAAAAATCGACATATTTTCTTCTAACTAACAAGTAcaaaaacagatttattaaaagcaattatttcCTGTCACTTTCACTTCCCATAAAGATCATGCATATTCATGCAGAGTGTATTATTTAAGAATAATTTTCTGGCTGaacatataatattattatgattgtaTTATATGATATGAAAATGTAAACACAGAAACAAAGTACAGTTTAGCTGTATATCTCTGTACACACATAAACTTGACAGGGTGTTAAAAATCTCAATGTCAGTTGTCTTCTGTTAATGCAGATACTCCTACAAACACTTATCCATATAAGCAAATGATTCTTCTTCAGATTATGTTtgtttcatgttttcatgtttgtgtttttatgtttatgtttgctTAGTTTGTTGATTAAAATGATAATACATTCTATACAGTTATAAAGACTACTTTTGGATATTAACAATACTATAATCTAAACTGAGCTGACTATAACATGCTACTGGAGAGCAAAGCTTTACTCTTAACTATGGAAGTATTATTTTGTACCTAGCAGGcttgtaaaataatttgttgaTTCTCTCAGTAGTATGATTCTTCTTCCTCATTGAATCCAGCTTGGATAGCTTCTTCAATTCTATTCATTTTTTCAGGAGGAGCAGCAGGTAGAATGGCAAGCAACTCTCGATCGATCTTTTCTAGTCTTGCGATGCTCTTCTTGTCATACTCGTCTTTATTCTTCAGGACAAGCATTAAGATGCCTTTCTGTGCCTCATCACAGCCGTTCCGTAGCTTTTGTTGCTCACAGACAAATTCTGGCTTACTTGTATCCATGCCCATTAGTTTGCCCAGTGAACTGACGCGGTCCATCAGGTACTTGTTGGAAACATCTGTGTATGTTGCAGAGATCATATGGACCAGACTAGCAATGTTACTGGCTTGGAAGGCTTGAGTGTACAGCAGATCTTTTGAGAAGAGCTTTGCATTGTAGGTCAGGGCTTGTGTTTTCTCTGATGTTGAGACAAAGTTTGTGAGAGTTTTGCTCAGGCTGGTTTTCACAATGTTGGAAACCATCTGAAAGAAGTGAACCATCTTCTCCCATTGTTCCTTCACTTTCCCCATGGCATCCATTCCTTTGACCAGCATTTGTATGGTAGTATTGAAGTCGATCTCTTTCACTTCACAATTTCTCATAGTGACTAGGATTTCAGTTAGTTCCTTCTGATTCTTCTCAAAGTTATCCACATACTTTTCATACGTCTCTTTTGTCTTGTTCAGCTGAGCTCGGTTCTGCTCTATGGAGAATCTTGCATTTTCTGTGGCCTTCTGAGAAGCACTCATGTTCTCAGACTTGTTTCCTTCTCTATGCATCATTGGAGGTGTTGGAGCAATGGCTGGAGAATTTGTGATGTCTTTGCTTTTGCAGTCAAAAATTTGAGTTGACTCAATCAGCTCCAAGACATCTTGTATTATTTTAGCGCTTTTGTCTTTGTCACATTTGCTATCTGGTGCATATTTTTCCAGCTGGTTGCATATTTCCATGCCCTTTTTGCACAACTTCTGAGCTTGTTTCTTAGCTGGGCAGTCAGGTATTTTCTTCAAATCATCAGTGAGTCTTTTGAACTGTCTATTTATAAAATCACTTTCTATACATTTGTTCTTCTGATCGTATAATTTTTTCCAGTCAATGTCATCATCCTCACTTTCCACATTCATCAGCTGCTGGATATTCTGGACACATTTTAAAATTTCAGCAGACTTActatatgcatttatttcagcAACCACATCTCTTTCACTTTCCTGATCTCTAATGTGGCTCCAAGTATCAACTATCTTTACTGTTGCAGAACACGCGTTTCCCACTGGGTGAATAATAGCATATGCCAGTCCATTAATCAGGCCTGTAACGCTCTGTGTTATCCCACCAACCAAATCCATGCCAATCATGTTCCATCCACCAGGGAGAGAATCCAGAGCTTTCTTGTAGCTCTCATAAGCCTCTTCCAGTTGCTTTTCCATTGCCCTTACTGCCTTCTCAGTCCTTTTCTTGGTTTCTTGAGCTGACTGCTCCCTCAGTTTGCTTTCTTCCAGCTTCTTCTTGATTGTTTCCATCTCTTCCCCATAGAAGTGCTTTCCATTCACACATGCTTCCAGCAGCTCTTGAATGATATTGATGACATCAGTGAAACGCTTTTCAGTTGCATCAGACAACTTCAGACATTCATCTGCAATGATTCTGATATTCTCCAGCTGATCAGGAAGATGCACTTGACAACTTCATCATTGCCTTGGAACAGAATCTTCACAGCAGTTTTCATGTAATCTGGAACTTGGGCAGTATGGAGGCGAATCTGATCCATGCTCGTATGAGCTTCATTAAATGCCCACCAGCCAGAGTTACACACCTGCATGAGGCA is a window of Carassius auratus strain Wakin chromosome 16, ASM336829v1, whole genome shotgun sequence DNA encoding:
- the fdps gene encoding farnesyl pyrophosphate synthase; translation: MGDSRCSNGVQQKGKMLSDAQLFDLEFQNLVSELTEQDFTDPVLSDALNRLREVLRYNAPGGKRNRGLSVIGSLRELVSPSELPPDEVHRALLVGWCIELLQAFFLVSDDIMDASLTRRGQPCWYKKEGIGLDAINDAFLLEGAIYRLLRRHCRGQCYYVHLLELFTETSFQTELGQALDLMTAPPHKIDLDRFTMERYKAIVKYKTAFYSFYLPVAAAMYMAGIENETEHNNAKTILLEMGEFFQIQDDYLDCYGDPAVTGKIGTDIQDNKCSWLVVSALGIMTPEQRAELEACYGQSDAESVDRVKALYDTLEMPIRYHQHEEESYRRLKKLIQLHAKNLPHAVFLNFAKKIYKRNK